The genomic interval GAATGTATGTTATGTTGCGCGAAGGATCGGCGGCAAAGAATTTACTAAATATTTTACCCGTAGTTAATCGTTATACTGCGCAATTTTGTTTATTAGCTACCGATGATAGACATCCAGCTGATTTGTTGGAATTGGGGCATATCAACAATATGATTAAAATTGCCATTGAAGCTGGAGCGGATCTTTCAACTCTTTTACAAATGGCAACTATTAATGCTGCTCGTTATTTTAAACTAGATAAAATAGGGGCAATTGCACCGGGGTATAAAGCTGATATGTTGATTTTTGAAGATTTGCAGAATTGGCAGCCACAAAGTGTCTATATTGATGGTAAATTAGTGAGTGAAAACGGCAGAGCCTTGTTTGAAAAAGAATTGCCGAAAGCCCAGCTTAATAAAAAAATTATATTGCCGGAACTTACAGCAGATAATCTTAAAATTAAAGCAACTGGAACAATGGCAAATGTTATTGAGTTGGTGCCGGGGGAAATAATAACGAAAAAATTGCTAGTAGAACTTGATAATAATGATGGAGAATTTAAAATTGATCTAAACCAAGATTTGCTGAAGTTAGTGGTCGTTGAACGCCATAATAATACGGGTAATATTGGGGTTGCATTAGTAAAAGGTTTTGGCTTAAAAAAAGGAGCGATTGCTTCAACTGTTGCACATGATTCTCATAATCTTATTATTGTAGGTACTAATGACGAGGATATTATTGTAGCGGCTCAGGAAATTTTAAGGGCAAATGGTGGAATTACCGTTGTTGCAGAAGGAGAAGTTCTTAATACCTTAGCATTAAATATTGGTGGTTTAATGGCTCAAACCGATGTTATTGCAGTAAAGGATAAATTGACAGCTCTGCGTGAAAATACGGAAAAGCTTGGATTAAATCAAGACCATGATCCGTTTTTAACGTTGGCTTTTTTAAGCTTGCCGGTTATTCCTAGTCTGAAATTAACAGATAAAGGGTTAGTAGATGTAGATGAGTTTCAAATTATAACAGTAGCAAAGTGAGGGGTTTTTGATGAAAAATAAAAATAGCAATGTTAATGATGTAATTTTTTTAGTGATTTTTTTATTTCACCTAGTTAGCCGCCAATGGCCTTACGGTGACATGTTTCAAACAGTGCTTGATGTTTTGCTGGGGATTACGGCGATATTGATAGTAGTAAAATACTTTGTTGTGAAGAATAAGGCTTGAAGGAGGGAAGATAATGACAGAAAATGTTATTAATATTTTAGATGATATCAAAAAACATAGCCCGTTAGTGCATCATATAACCAACTATGTTACGGTAAATGATTGTGCTAATATTGCATTGGCGATTGGTGCTTCACCGGTTATGGCTCAAGATATCAATGAAGTAGCAGATATGGTTAGTATTGCTAAAGCTTTAGTCATTAATATTGGGACATTAAGTGCTAGTAGTGTTGAAGCAATGATTGTTGCTGGTCAAAAAGCAAAAAAAATAGGTGTGCCAATAATTTTTGATCCGGTTGGCGTTGGAGCAACTCCTTATCGCAATAGTGTTGCCGATAGAATTTTAGCAGAAGTAAGGCCTGATGTGATTAGAGGTAATATTTCAGAAATAAAATGTTTATCAGGTTTTGCTTCGAAAACTAAAGGAGTTGATTCGCTGGAAGATGATAACGGGATTGAAGAAATTGGCTTAAATTTAGCTAAAAAAATTCAAGGAGTTATCGCAATTACCGGTAAACGTGATCTTATCATTAGTGAGAAAGAAGCTGTTTATCTTGATAATGGCGACTTTATGTTGACGAAAGTTACCGGAACCGGTTGCATGACATCGACTTTAATTGGTTGTGCGGTTGGGAGTGGTAATGTATTTTGGGGTGCTGTTGCTGGTGTTTGCTTTATGGGGATTGCCGGTGAAATTGCCAAAGAAAAATTACAGGTTGGTGAAGGATTAGGTAGTTATCGGGTAAGGTTATTGGATGCTATTTCAAATCTGGATAGAACTTCAGTGGAAAAATATATAAAAATAGTGTGAGGTAACAATGAATTTGCGAAAGATTATTTTAACGGCCTTATTTATGGCTATTGGGGTTTTATCAGCACATTTAATCGTTATTCCAGTTGGTGTGGCAAAATGTTTTCCGGTACAACATGCAATAAATATATTACTGGCAGTGTTGGTTGGAACTAGGGGTGCGGTTATGGGTTCCTTTGGAATTGCTTTATTGAGAAACTTATTAGGGACAGGTAGTATCATGGCTTTTCCGGGGAGTATTTTTGGGGCGTTTTTAGCAAGTGTTGCTTATAATAAAACTAAATCGGTTTATGTTGCGGCCTTGGGGGAAGTTTTTGGCACAGGAATTATTGGTGGAACTGTGGCTTTTTTCTTAGCAAAAGTTCTACTAGGTAGTAGTATTGGGGCGTTTTATTATGTGTTTCCTTTTGTGATAAGCTCTGCTGGTGGAAGTTTTATTGCAGTGTTGTTATATAAATTTTTGGGTGAAGCAATTTTGAAAAAATATTTAATGATATAGGGGGTTGTCATGAGTAAGCTCGAAGTTTATTTTTTGGGTCACAGTGGCTTTGCAATTGAATTAAATGATAAATTATTAATTTTTGATTATTATATTGATGATAATAATGTTTTGACAAAGCTTTTTCTAAAAAATCATAAGAAATATTTTTTTTCTTCACACAACCATCATGACCACTATAATGAAGAAATATTAAAATATGCTAGTGCTAATACCTACTATATTTTAAGTGATGATATAGTGTTACAAAAAAATATTAGTAATGTGAATTTAATAAGTCCTGACAATGAAATAATAATAGGTGATATCACTGTAAAAACTATTGGTTCGACTGATGCTGGGGTTGCGTTTATTGTTCAATTTAATGATTGGACTATTTTTCATGCTGGAGATTTGAACTGGTGGCACTGGAATGGTGATACTGAAGATAATTTGAAATTCGCAGCAGAAAATTTTCAAAAGGAACTTTCTAAAATTAAAGGTTTTTATTTTGATGTTGCTTTTTTCCCGGTGGATGCTCGTCTGGAAGAACACAGTGCTAAAGGGGTTAATGAATTTTTGCACTGTGTGAAAGTTGATCATATTGTGCCGATGCATATGCATGGGTTAGTTTGGCGAGAAAATAAAGTTGTGACGAAAAATGGTGAAAGTA from Negativicutes bacterium carries:
- the ade gene encoding adenine deaminase: MIKYLKRGNDMEKLIMVARGKEKADIVFKNAKVFNVFIGDFIIGDVAICGNVVAGIGNYKGEVEIDCTDKYITPGFIDAHVHIESSMLSPGEFAKTIVPLGTTTVVADPHEIANVAGLKGIQYILEATEDLPLNVFVMLPSCVPATFLETSGAVLKAKDLKKLIKHKRVLGLGEMMNYPGVLNAAPEVLEKLELFQQKIIDGHAPSLRGNDLMAYAAGGISSDHECSNAEEAFERLNAGMYVMLREGSAAKNLLNILPVVNRYTAQFCLLATDDRHPADLLELGHINNMIKIAIEAGADLSTLLQMATINAARYFKLDKIGAIAPGYKADMLIFEDLQNWQPQSVYIDGKLVSENGRALFEKELPKAQLNKKIILPELTADNLKIKATGTMANVIELVPGEIITKKLLVELDNNDGEFKIDLNQDLLKLVVVERHNNTGNIGVALVKGFGLKKGAIASTVAHDSHNLIIVGTNDEDIIVAAQEILRANGGITVVAEGEVLNTLALNIGGLMAQTDVIAVKDKLTALRENTEKLGLNQDHDPFLTLAFLSLPVIPSLKLTDKGLVDVDEFQIITVAK
- the thiM gene encoding hydroxyethylthiazole kinase; the encoded protein is MTENVINILDDIKKHSPLVHHITNYVTVNDCANIALAIGASPVMAQDINEVADMVSIAKALVINIGTLSASSVEAMIVAGQKAKKIGVPIIFDPVGVGATPYRNSVADRILAEVRPDVIRGNISEIKCLSGFASKTKGVDSLEDDNGIEEIGLNLAKKIQGVIAITGKRDLIISEKEAVYLDNGDFMLTKVTGTGCMTSTLIGCAVGSGNVFWGAVAGVCFMGIAGEIAKEKLQVGEGLGSYRVRLLDAISNLDRTSVEKYIKIV
- the thiW gene encoding energy coupling factor transporter S component ThiW — its product is MNLRKIILTALFMAIGVLSAHLIVIPVGVAKCFPVQHAINILLAVLVGTRGAVMGSFGIALLRNLLGTGSIMAFPGSIFGAFLASVAYNKTKSVYVAALGEVFGTGIIGGTVAFFLAKVLLGSSIGAFYYVFPFVISSAGGSFIAVLLYKFLGEAILKKYLMI
- a CDS encoding MBL fold metallo-hydrolase, with product MSKLEVYFLGHSGFAIELNDKLLIFDYYIDDNNVLTKLFLKNHKKYFFSSHNHHDHYNEEILKYASANTYYILSDDIVLQKNISNVNLISPDNEIIIGDITVKTIGSTDAGVAFIVQFNDWTIFHAGDLNWWHWNGDTEDNLKFAAENFQKELSKIKGFYFDVAFFPVDARLEEHSAKGVNEFLHCVKVDHIVPMHMHGLVWRENKVVTKNGESKIWFPEQYGDKVTFEK